A section of the Babylonia areolata isolate BAREFJ2019XMU chromosome 1, ASM4173473v1, whole genome shotgun sequence genome encodes:
- the LOC143281157 gene encoding uncharacterized protein LOC143281157 has product MTTGPVSSLLCARQVVDMTTGPVSSLLCARQVVDMTTGPVSSLLCARQVVDMTTGPVSSLLCARQVVDMTTGPVSSLLCARQVVDMTTGPVSSLLCARQVVDMTTGPVSSLLCARQVVDMTTGPELRFRRSIWVCSDMPAELEVLAALI; this is encoded by the exons ATGACGACAGGTCCTGTGTCatcgctgctgtgtgcacgtcaaGTGGTGGACATGACGACAGGTCCTGTGTCatcgctgctgtgtgcacgtcaaGTGGTGGACATGACGACAGGTCCTGTGTCatcgctgctgtgtgcacgtcaaGTGGTGGACATGACGACAGGTCCTGTGTCatcgctgctgtgtgcacgtcaaGTGGTGGACATGACGACAGGTCCTGTGTCatcgctgctgtgtgcacgtcaaGTGGTGGACATGACGACAGGTCCTGTGTCatcgctgctgtgtgcacgtcaaGTGGTGGACATGACGACAGGTCCTGTGTCatcgctgctgtgtgcacgtcaaGTGGTGGACATGACGACAG GTCCGGAGCTTCGTTTCCGaagaagtatctgggtttgttccgataTGCCAGCTGAATTAGAAGTGTTagcagcactgatttga